A single genomic interval of Hevea brasiliensis isolate MT/VB/25A 57/8 chromosome 4, ASM3005281v1, whole genome shotgun sequence harbors:
- the LOC110670001 gene encoding adenylyltransferase and sulfurtransferase MOCS3 isoform X3 has product MPLAFLVILFTTAKLHSLCKNKPKQPFQMESNGDDAARILAEIQTLKASKTDLDNRIAALEAQLRLFNLRHDTISSNGSCPSISNPDTGFGHGLSPDTIYRYSRHLLLPSFGVQGQSNLLKSSILVVGAGGLGSPALLYLAACGVGRLGIVDHDVVELNNMHRQVIHTEAFIGQPKVKSAAAACRSINSSILVVEHQEALRTYNALEIFSQYDIIVDATDNAPSRYMISDCCVLLRKFLLMYMQPLVSGAALGLEGQLTVYNYKGGPCYRCLFPTPPPTTACQRCADSGVLGVVPGIIGCLQALEAIKIASAVGEPLSGRMLLFDALSARIRIAPLKLNLLPADSRINSREFKEKLVKGEAHVLVDVRPAHHFKIVSLPNALNIPLSSLEARLPEISSALKGEGERRGIETESGVSLYVVCRRGNDSQRAVQLLHEKGFSSARDIIGGLEAWANDVDPNFPTY; this is encoded by the exons ATGCCCTTGGCCTTCCTTGTTATTCTCTTTACTACTGCTAAGCTTCATTCTCTCTGCAAAAACAAACCCAAGCAACCGTTTCAAATGGAGTCAAATGGAGATGACGCTGCACGAATCCTCGCCGAAATTCAAACTTTGAAGGCTTCAAAGACCGACTTAGATAATCGAATTGCGGCTCTCGAAGCTCAGCTTCGTCTCTTCAATCTCCGTCACGACACCATTTCCTCTAACGGTTCTTGTCCTTCAATTTCCAACCCTGATACTGGTTTCGGCCACGGTTTATCTCCTGATACGATTTACCGTTACAGTCGTCATCTCTTGCTCCCTTCTTTTGGAGTTCAAG GGCAGTCGAATCTCTTGAAGTCTTCTATTTTAGTTGTTGGAGCTGGTGGGTTGGGCTCGCCTGCTCTGTTATATCTGGCGGCTTGTGGTGTTG GCCGATTGGGTATTGTTGACCATGATGTCGTTGAGTTAAATAATATGCACAGGCAG GTTATACATACTGAAGCATTTATTGGTCAGCCAAAAGTAAAATCCGCTGCTGCTGCCTGTCGTTC GATCAACTCCTCCATTCTGGTTGTGGAACACCAAGAAGCTCTACGTACGTACAATGCCTTAGAAATTTTTAGCCA ATACGACATAATTGTAGATGCAACAGATAATGCTCCAAGCCGTTACATGATCAGTGATTGTTGTGTGCTGTTGAGGAAG TTCCTACTCATGTACATGCAGCCTCTTGTATCAGGTGCTGCATTGGGGTTGGAAGGGCAG CTCACTGTCTACAATTACAAAGGAGGTCCATGCTATCGATGCCTTTTTCCaaccccacctcctacaacggcaTGCCAAAGATGTGCTGACAGTGGAGTTCTTGGAGTTG TGCCTGGTATCATTGGTTGTCTCCAAGCACTTGAGGCCATTAAAATTGCAAGTGCTGTAGGTGAACCACTGTCAGGACGGATGCTTCTATTTGATGCATTGTCAGCACGAATTCGTATT GCTCCATTGAAATTGAACCTGCTTCCAGCAGATTCCAGAATAAACAGTAGAGAGTTCAAGGAGAAACTTGTTAAAGGGGAAGCACATGTGTTGGTAGATGTACGCCCTGCCCACCACTTTAAGATTGTTTCTCTTCCCAATGCCTTGAACATCCCGCTATCAAGTTTGGAGGCTAGGTTGCCTGAAATCTCATCAGCTTTGAAGGGAGAGGGAGAGCGCAGGGGTATTGAAACAGAGTCGGGTGTGAGCCTATATGTTGTCTGTAGAAGAGGTAATGATTCACAGAGGGCTGTTCAATTATTACACGAGAAGGGCTTTAGTtcagccagggatatcattgggGGCTTGGAGGCCTGGGCCAATGACGTAGATCCAAATTTCCCAACATATTAG
- the LOC110669958 gene encoding uncharacterized protein LOC110669958: MGRRLLLFCNLSWPLMPARPSKPFLYSPIKGYNQYNTQSHGQGVEERAPSLADEFRRVAEEKAKAQETTHVVDQGGASQTAEKTSDGLEEASSGDGDIQSVQERYKEHEPGADYRRRG; encoded by the exons ATGGGTCGCCGTCTCTTGCTTTTCTGCAACCTTTCGTGGCCGTTAATGCCTGCGAGGCCTTCAAAACCATTTCTCTACAGCCCCATCAAG GGATATAATCAGTACAACACACAAAGTCACGGGCAAGGAGTAGAAGAGAGAGCACCTTCGCTAGCTGATGAGTTCAGAAGAGTTGCAGAGGAGAAGGCAAAGGCGCAGGAAACAACCCATGTCGTAGATCAAGGTGGGGCTAGCCAAACTGCGGAAAAGACGTCTGACGGCTTGGAAGAGGCTTCTAGTGGCGATGGAGATATTCAATCGGTGCAGGAGAGGTATAAGGAGCATGAACCAGGTGCTGATTATCGCAGGAGGGGATGA
- the LOC110670001 gene encoding adenylyltransferase and sulfurtransferase MOCS3 isoform X2: MPLAFLVILFTTAKLHSLCKNKPKQPFQMESNGDDAARILAEIQTLKASKTDLDNRIAALEAQLRLFNLRHDTISSNGSCPSISNPDTGFGHGLSPDTIYRYSRHLLLPSFGVQGQSNLLKSSILVVGAGGLGSPALLYLAACGVGRLGIVDHDVVELNNMHRQVIHTEAFIGQPKVKSAAAACRSINSSILVVEHQEALRTYNALEIFSQYDIIVDATDNAPSRYMISDCCVLLRKPLVSGAALGLEGQLTVYNYKGGPCYRCLFPTPPPTTACQRCADSGVLGVVPGIIGCLQALEAIKIASAVGEPLSGRMLLFDALSARIRIVKIRGRSLQCEVCGENLVFTQKQFKDFDYENFTQSPLATAPLKLNLLPADSRINSREFKEKLVKGEAHVLVDVRPAHHFKIVSLPNALNIPLSSLEARLPEISSALKGEGERRGIETESGVSLYVVCRRGNDSQRAVQLLHEKGFSSARDIIGGLEAWANDVDPNFPTY, encoded by the exons ATGCCCTTGGCCTTCCTTGTTATTCTCTTTACTACTGCTAAGCTTCATTCTCTCTGCAAAAACAAACCCAAGCAACCGTTTCAAATGGAGTCAAATGGAGATGACGCTGCACGAATCCTCGCCGAAATTCAAACTTTGAAGGCTTCAAAGACCGACTTAGATAATCGAATTGCGGCTCTCGAAGCTCAGCTTCGTCTCTTCAATCTCCGTCACGACACCATTTCCTCTAACGGTTCTTGTCCTTCAATTTCCAACCCTGATACTGGTTTCGGCCACGGTTTATCTCCTGATACGATTTACCGTTACAGTCGTCATCTCTTGCTCCCTTCTTTTGGAGTTCAAG GGCAGTCGAATCTCTTGAAGTCTTCTATTTTAGTTGTTGGAGCTGGTGGGTTGGGCTCGCCTGCTCTGTTATATCTGGCGGCTTGTGGTGTTG GCCGATTGGGTATTGTTGACCATGATGTCGTTGAGTTAAATAATATGCACAGGCAG GTTATACATACTGAAGCATTTATTGGTCAGCCAAAAGTAAAATCCGCTGCTGCTGCCTGTCGTTC GATCAACTCCTCCATTCTGGTTGTGGAACACCAAGAAGCTCTACGTACGTACAATGCCTTAGAAATTTTTAGCCA ATACGACATAATTGTAGATGCAACAGATAATGCTCCAAGCCGTTACATGATCAGTGATTGTTGTGTGCTGTTGAGGAAG CCTCTTGTATCAGGTGCTGCATTGGGGTTGGAAGGGCAG CTCACTGTCTACAATTACAAAGGAGGTCCATGCTATCGATGCCTTTTTCCaaccccacctcctacaacggcaTGCCAAAGATGTGCTGACAGTGGAGTTCTTGGAGTTG TGCCTGGTATCATTGGTTGTCTCCAAGCACTTGAGGCCATTAAAATTGCAAGTGCTGTAGGTGAACCACTGTCAGGACGGATGCTTCTATTTGATGCATTGTCAGCACGAATTCGTATT GTCAAAATTAGAGGCAGGTCATTACAATGTGAAGTTTGTGGAGAAAATTTAGTGTTCACCCAAAAGCAATTTAAAGATTTTGATTATGAGAACTTCACACAGTCTCCTTTGGCAACG GCTCCATTGAAATTGAACCTGCTTCCAGCAGATTCCAGAATAAACAGTAGAGAGTTCAAGGAGAAACTTGTTAAAGGGGAAGCACATGTGTTGGTAGATGTACGCCCTGCCCACCACTTTAAGATTGTTTCTCTTCCCAATGCCTTGAACATCCCGCTATCAAGTTTGGAGGCTAGGTTGCCTGAAATCTCATCAGCTTTGAAGGGAGAGGGAGAGCGCAGGGGTATTGAAACAGAGTCGGGTGTGAGCCTATATGTTGTCTGTAGAAGAGGTAATGATTCACAGAGGGCTGTTCAATTATTACACGAGAAGGGCTTTAGTtcagccagggatatcattgggGGCTTGGAGGCCTGGGCCAATGACGTAGATCCAAATTTCCCAACATATTAG
- the LOC110670001 gene encoding adenylyltransferase and sulfurtransferase MOCS3 isoform X1: MPLAFLVILFTTAKLHSLCKNKPKQPFQMESNGDDAARILAEIQTLKASKTDLDNRIAALEAQLRLFNLRHDTISSNGSCPSISNPDTGFGHGLSPDTIYRYSRHLLLPSFGVQGQSNLLKSSILVVGAGGLGSPALLYLAACGVGRLGIVDHDVVELNNMHRQVIHTEAFIGQPKVKSAAAACRSINSSILVVEHQEALRTYNALEIFSQYDIIVDATDNAPSRYMISDCCVLLRKFLLMYMQPLVSGAALGLEGQLTVYNYKGGPCYRCLFPTPPPTTACQRCADSGVLGVVPGIIGCLQALEAIKIASAVGEPLSGRMLLFDALSARIRIVKIRGRSLQCEVCGENLVFTQKQFKDFDYENFTQSPLATAPLKLNLLPADSRINSREFKEKLVKGEAHVLVDVRPAHHFKIVSLPNALNIPLSSLEARLPEISSALKGEGERRGIETESGVSLYVVCRRGNDSQRAVQLLHEKGFSSARDIIGGLEAWANDVDPNFPTY, encoded by the exons ATGCCCTTGGCCTTCCTTGTTATTCTCTTTACTACTGCTAAGCTTCATTCTCTCTGCAAAAACAAACCCAAGCAACCGTTTCAAATGGAGTCAAATGGAGATGACGCTGCACGAATCCTCGCCGAAATTCAAACTTTGAAGGCTTCAAAGACCGACTTAGATAATCGAATTGCGGCTCTCGAAGCTCAGCTTCGTCTCTTCAATCTCCGTCACGACACCATTTCCTCTAACGGTTCTTGTCCTTCAATTTCCAACCCTGATACTGGTTTCGGCCACGGTTTATCTCCTGATACGATTTACCGTTACAGTCGTCATCTCTTGCTCCCTTCTTTTGGAGTTCAAG GGCAGTCGAATCTCTTGAAGTCTTCTATTTTAGTTGTTGGAGCTGGTGGGTTGGGCTCGCCTGCTCTGTTATATCTGGCGGCTTGTGGTGTTG GCCGATTGGGTATTGTTGACCATGATGTCGTTGAGTTAAATAATATGCACAGGCAG GTTATACATACTGAAGCATTTATTGGTCAGCCAAAAGTAAAATCCGCTGCTGCTGCCTGTCGTTC GATCAACTCCTCCATTCTGGTTGTGGAACACCAAGAAGCTCTACGTACGTACAATGCCTTAGAAATTTTTAGCCA ATACGACATAATTGTAGATGCAACAGATAATGCTCCAAGCCGTTACATGATCAGTGATTGTTGTGTGCTGTTGAGGAAG TTCCTACTCATGTACATGCAGCCTCTTGTATCAGGTGCTGCATTGGGGTTGGAAGGGCAG CTCACTGTCTACAATTACAAAGGAGGTCCATGCTATCGATGCCTTTTTCCaaccccacctcctacaacggcaTGCCAAAGATGTGCTGACAGTGGAGTTCTTGGAGTTG TGCCTGGTATCATTGGTTGTCTCCAAGCACTTGAGGCCATTAAAATTGCAAGTGCTGTAGGTGAACCACTGTCAGGACGGATGCTTCTATTTGATGCATTGTCAGCACGAATTCGTATT GTCAAAATTAGAGGCAGGTCATTACAATGTGAAGTTTGTGGAGAAAATTTAGTGTTCACCCAAAAGCAATTTAAAGATTTTGATTATGAGAACTTCACACAGTCTCCTTTGGCAACG GCTCCATTGAAATTGAACCTGCTTCCAGCAGATTCCAGAATAAACAGTAGAGAGTTCAAGGAGAAACTTGTTAAAGGGGAAGCACATGTGTTGGTAGATGTACGCCCTGCCCACCACTTTAAGATTGTTTCTCTTCCCAATGCCTTGAACATCCCGCTATCAAGTTTGGAGGCTAGGTTGCCTGAAATCTCATCAGCTTTGAAGGGAGAGGGAGAGCGCAGGGGTATTGAAACAGAGTCGGGTGTGAGCCTATATGTTGTCTGTAGAAGAGGTAATGATTCACAGAGGGCTGTTCAATTATTACACGAGAAGGGCTTTAGTtcagccagggatatcattgggGGCTTGGAGGCCTGGGCCAATGACGTAGATCCAAATTTCCCAACATATTAG